A window of Haliscomenobacter hydrossis DSM 1100 contains these coding sequences:
- the dnaG gene encoding DNA primase, with protein MILPKSIQEVNDAAKIEEVVGDFVNLKRRGANYSGLCPFHNEKSPSFNVNPARNIFKCFGCGKAGDPITFVMEHEQLSYPEAVKYLARKYRIELEETESSDQQRQEQQAIDSLFLVNQFAQEFFQTQLFDTDKGRSIGLSYFKQRGFREETLKKFGLGFAQNDMDALLRAGKLRGYNAELLKKLGLVTQYERDFFRDRVMFSIHNLTGKVIAFAGRIMAKDPKQPKYINSPETEIYYKSKVLYGIFFAKKAIRQFDECLLVEGYTDVISLHQAGIENVVASSGTALTPDQIRLIKRFTNNIKIIYDGDAAGIKAALRGLDLALAEDMNVRLVLLPDGEDPDSYIQKVGSEAFLLYLKEKGKDIVQFETELLLKEAGDDPTRRAGVLGQIANTISKIKNPLRRDEYVKVTRQVLGVDEGRMIFEINKLLRRDLEKHQALEGITPPEADGSFPTEEPRYQTNPVMPETELSVGDEFQEKDIARILISAGGQWFDQKHNTTVAQYVWINIEDVIDYFDSALYKKVVIEILQRINQGQDISVQYFINHADPEVRQLAATVLTSPYEFSENWEKKHEIFLNQRKPEDNYILDAELAVGQLKYKKLDRLIKQNSAKIKELNNDYDAQSPFIQLNRKLQIMRDELAKKLGIVVVRG; from the coding sequence TTGATTCTACCAAAGTCCATCCAGGAAGTCAACGACGCGGCGAAAATAGAAGAAGTAGTCGGCGATTTTGTGAACCTCAAGCGACGTGGGGCCAACTACAGCGGCCTATGCCCTTTTCACAACGAAAAATCGCCTTCTTTCAACGTCAATCCGGCGCGGAATATCTTCAAGTGTTTTGGTTGTGGCAAGGCGGGGGACCCGATCACCTTCGTGATGGAGCACGAGCAACTCTCGTACCCCGAAGCGGTGAAGTACCTCGCCCGCAAGTACCGTATCGAGCTGGAGGAAACCGAATCCTCGGATCAACAACGCCAGGAGCAACAAGCGATTGACAGCTTGTTCCTGGTCAACCAGTTCGCGCAGGAATTTTTTCAAACCCAATTGTTTGACACCGACAAAGGCCGCAGCATTGGCTTGTCGTATTTCAAACAGCGGGGTTTTCGGGAAGAGACCCTCAAAAAATTTGGACTGGGTTTTGCCCAAAACGACATGGATGCCTTGTTGCGCGCGGGTAAACTGCGCGGCTACAACGCGGAATTGCTGAAAAAACTGGGGCTCGTGACCCAATATGAACGTGATTTTTTCCGCGACCGGGTCATGTTTTCCATCCATAACCTGACCGGTAAAGTGATCGCTTTTGCCGGGCGGATCATGGCCAAAGACCCCAAGCAGCCCAAATACATCAACTCGCCGGAAACGGAGATTTATTACAAAAGTAAAGTCCTTTACGGCATCTTTTTTGCCAAAAAAGCCATCCGCCAGTTTGACGAATGTTTGTTGGTGGAAGGGTATACCGATGTCATTTCACTGCATCAGGCGGGCATCGAAAACGTGGTGGCTTCTTCGGGCACGGCCCTGACCCCCGATCAAATCCGTTTGATCAAACGTTTTACCAACAACATTAAAATCATTTACGACGGCGATGCGGCGGGCATCAAAGCGGCCCTGCGGGGATTGGACCTGGCGCTGGCTGAAGACATGAACGTACGTCTGGTACTGTTGCCCGATGGTGAAGACCCCGACTCATACATCCAAAAAGTAGGCTCTGAGGCGTTTTTGTTGTACCTCAAAGAAAAGGGCAAAGATATCGTCCAGTTTGAAACCGAACTTCTGCTCAAAGAGGCGGGCGATGACCCTACGCGCCGGGCGGGCGTATTGGGTCAAATCGCGAATACCATTTCCAAGATCAAGAATCCACTCCGCCGTGACGAATACGTCAAGGTAACCCGACAAGTGTTGGGCGTAGATGAGGGCCGGATGATTTTTGAGATCAACAAGCTTTTGCGCCGTGACCTGGAAAAACACCAGGCGCTGGAAGGCATTACTCCACCCGAGGCGGATGGCTCTTTTCCAACTGAGGAACCGCGTTACCAGACGAACCCTGTCATGCCCGAAACGGAGCTTAGTGTTGGGGATGAGTTTCAGGAAAAAGACATCGCCCGCATCCTCATCAGCGCAGGCGGGCAGTGGTTTGATCAAAAACACAACACCACCGTAGCCCAGTACGTGTGGATCAACATTGAAGATGTCATTGATTATTTTGACAGCGCTTTGTACAAAAAAGTGGTCATCGAGATCCTGCAAAGAATCAACCAAGGGCAAGATATTTCGGTACAATACTTCATCAACCACGCTGATCCCGAGGTGCGCCAATTAGCCGCCACTGTGCTAACCAGCCCTTATGAATTCAGCGAAAACTGGGAGAAAAAACACGAAATATTCCTCAACCAGCGCAAGCCAGAAGACAATTATATCTTGGATGCCGAATTGGCCGTAGGGCAACTTAAATATAAAAAACTTGACCGCTTGATCAAGCAAAATAGCGCGAAAATCAAAGAATTAAACAATGATTATGATGCTCAATCCCCCTTCATTCAATTAAATAGAAAGCTCCAAATAATGCGTGATGAACTAGCTAAGAAACTAGGCATTGTTGTTGTTCGAGGTTGA
- a CDS encoding MFS transporter, whose protein sequence is MSKNTSFFQLAVIVSALGFFVDVYDLLLFAIIRKPSLTDLGLSPEQVLTQGEYLISVQMIGLLLGGILFGIIGDKKGRLSVLFGSILLYSIANILNGMVVNVNQYAILRFIAGVGLAGELGAGVTLVSELLPKEKRSVATGFIAGFGIFGVVFAFLLSRYFDWRTCYYIGGGLGILLLLMRVSVHESGLFAQVKQTSVQRGNFMMFFTNKKRFIKYLQCVLIGLPVWYIIGVLVTFADQFGQAFGIVGIDPARAIVYLYLGVALGDFSVGWLSERLKSRKKTYFIFVGITLVFCTLYFLQNGNEPSIFYALCGGMGFGAGFNVVYITMGVEQFGTNLRASAAISIPNMVRGALPLILWLFKSLRNTFNHYLMGAVVTGIILFVMAIVAAWFMEETYGKELDFVEE, encoded by the coding sequence ATGTCTAAAAACACCAGCTTTTTCCAACTCGCCGTCATTGTCAGTGCCTTGGGATTTTTTGTAGACGTTTATGATTTATTGTTGTTTGCCATCATCCGCAAACCGAGCTTGACCGATTTGGGGCTAAGCCCCGAGCAGGTGCTGACCCAAGGCGAATACCTCATCAGTGTCCAAATGATTGGTTTACTGCTGGGCGGGATTTTATTTGGCATCATCGGCGATAAAAAAGGCCGATTGAGTGTACTTTTTGGCTCCATTTTACTATATTCCATTGCCAATATCCTCAATGGCATGGTGGTGAATGTCAATCAATACGCCATTTTGCGCTTCATTGCTGGTGTTGGTTTAGCGGGTGAATTGGGAGCGGGAGTCACCCTGGTCAGTGAATTATTACCCAAGGAAAAAAGAAGCGTGGCCACTGGCTTTATCGCTGGCTTTGGCATTTTTGGGGTGGTCTTTGCTTTTTTGTTGAGCCGGTATTTCGACTGGAGAACTTGTTATTACATTGGTGGCGGTTTAGGCATTTTATTGCTCCTGATGCGGGTGAGCGTACATGAAAGCGGGCTGTTTGCTCAAGTCAAACAAACCAGTGTTCAGCGGGGTAATTTTATGATGTTTTTCACCAACAAAAAACGATTCATCAAATACCTGCAATGTGTACTCATTGGATTACCCGTTTGGTACATCATTGGCGTATTGGTTACTTTTGCTGATCAGTTTGGACAAGCTTTCGGGATCGTTGGTATTGATCCGGCCCGAGCCATCGTATACCTCTACCTGGGTGTAGCGCTGGGCGATTTCTCGGTAGGCTGGCTCAGTGAGCGCCTTAAAAGCCGCAAAAAAACCTATTTTATTTTTGTAGGCATCACCCTGGTTTTTTGTACCCTTTATTTCCTGCAAAACGGGAATGAGCCCAGTATTTTTTACGCTTTGTGTGGGGGCATGGGCTTTGGTGCGGGCTTCAATGTGGTGTACATCACTATGGGCGTAGAACAATTTGGCACCAACCTGCGGGCTTCCGCAGCCATAAGCATCCCCAACATGGTTAGAGGCGCTTTGCCTTTGATCCTCTGGCTTTTCAAATCTTTGCGCAATACCTTTAACCATTACTTAATGGGTGCGGTAGTTACTGGCATCATCCTCTTTGTCATGGCTATTGTAGCGGCCTGGTTTATGGAGGAGACTTATGGAAAAGAGCTGGATTTTGTGGAGGAGTAA
- a CDS encoding T9SS type A sorting domain-containing protein: protein MMKRIEFCLTWVSLLLLQTAFAQTFTPLTIEVEAETGILSNPWGGGLNCPQLSEADLNNDGLLDLYVFDRTVHLHLAYVRKNNQYVFAPELVANFPALTEWSMLRDYNGDGISDIIAYSDIPGIDGLTAYTGYWQGNKLAFKRFPFKGPFNLAYFPLNSGGKAQVYISRIDIPAIDDVDCDSDLDVITFNLSGGYIEWYQNLSVEKGYGRDSMIFKLQSNCWGGVYEDGLSANMNLSSAPGKCFQTGVNNPSVDFRHAGSTLATTDVDNDGDLDLFVGDVSFNNINLLTNGGTCAQAWFNKQDPRFPGNDKGVDLPIFPAVFMIDINADGKKEVLVAPNENNGSEDVDVLWLYENNGSKQNPEFKFKQDDFLVKDMIDLGTGAYPSFVDFNADGLMDLVVGNGARFLPQGQRSIGLTLLQNVGSRQTPRYRIIDRNWLGMNQYNRENFALAPTFGDMDGDGDLDIVVGAEFGQLYYAENIAGAGKPMQFGAWQEKYMGIDIGQGAVPQVLDINGDKLPDIVLGNRRGNVSYFQNTGTLQKAAFTPQDNALPNIQRLGKVDGTAEGNFIGYSAPLFFKQNQSLQLLLGTEKGELRLYDNIDNNLSGTFHMSDANLGGMRLGGRTKADLADINGDGFLDMVVGNARGGLSLYSTSFRSGQATPVREPLSAQALSLTPNPANDWVSIPGLGDEEGILSVYDAAGRLVVQKRVNQYNHSLQVDAWTPGVYLFKLSTEGKVFAGRLVKAGK from the coding sequence ATGATGAAGAGGATCGAGTTTTGCCTGACTTGGGTATCGTTGCTGTTGCTACAAACTGCTTTTGCCCAAACTTTTACCCCCCTGACCATTGAAGTAGAAGCCGAAACCGGTATACTTTCCAATCCCTGGGGTGGCGGGCTCAACTGTCCCCAACTGTCGGAAGCTGATCTCAACAATGACGGGCTCCTGGATTTGTACGTTTTTGACCGCACGGTGCACTTGCACCTGGCCTATGTGCGCAAAAACAATCAGTATGTTTTTGCGCCCGAGCTGGTGGCCAATTTTCCGGCCTTGACCGAGTGGAGTATGCTGCGCGACTACAACGGCGATGGCATCAGCGACATCATTGCCTATTCAGACATTCCCGGGATTGATGGCCTGACGGCTTACACCGGGTATTGGCAAGGAAATAAGCTGGCCTTTAAACGATTTCCTTTCAAAGGCCCCTTCAATTTGGCTTATTTTCCTTTGAATTCAGGGGGCAAAGCCCAGGTCTACATCAGCCGGATCGACATTCCAGCCATTGATGATGTCGATTGTGATTCCGATTTGGACGTCATTACCTTCAATTTATCGGGTGGGTACATTGAATGGTACCAAAATCTTTCCGTTGAAAAGGGTTATGGCCGTGACAGCATGATTTTCAAACTGCAAAGCAACTGCTGGGGCGGGGTGTATGAAGATGGACTCAGCGCCAATATGAATTTATCATCAGCACCGGGAAAATGTTTTCAAACGGGTGTCAATAATCCCTCGGTAGACTTCCGGCACGCGGGTTCGACCCTGGCGACCACCGACGTAGACAATGATGGCGACCTCGACCTGTTTGTAGGCGACGTATCTTTTAACAACATCAACTTGCTGACCAATGGGGGCACTTGTGCCCAGGCCTGGTTCAACAAGCAGGATCCACGGTTCCCTGGGAACGACAAAGGGGTCGACCTGCCCATCTTTCCGGCGGTATTTATGATCGACATCAACGCCGATGGCAAAAAAGAAGTGTTGGTAGCGCCCAATGAAAACAATGGATCAGAAGATGTAGATGTGCTCTGGCTATACGAAAACAACGGCAGCAAACAAAATCCGGAGTTTAAATTCAAACAAGACGATTTTTTGGTCAAAGACATGATCGATCTGGGCACTGGAGCTTACCCCAGCTTTGTGGACTTCAACGCCGATGGCCTGATGGATTTGGTGGTGGGCAATGGTGCCCGATTTTTGCCGCAGGGACAACGTTCAATTGGGCTGACACTGCTGCAAAATGTAGGCTCCCGGCAAACTCCCCGCTACCGCATCATCGATCGCAACTGGCTGGGCATGAACCAGTATAATCGCGAAAACTTTGCCCTGGCCCCAACTTTTGGCGACATGGATGGAGATGGCGACCTCGATATCGTCGTGGGTGCGGAATTTGGTCAATTGTATTACGCCGAGAACATTGCCGGCGCTGGAAAACCCATGCAGTTTGGTGCCTGGCAAGAGAAATACATGGGCATCGATATCGGGCAAGGGGCGGTTCCACAAGTCTTGGACATCAATGGCGATAAATTACCCGATATCGTACTGGGCAATCGCCGGGGCAACGTGAGTTACTTCCAAAATACGGGCACGCTCCAGAAAGCGGCATTTACGCCTCAGGACAATGCCTTGCCCAACATCCAGCGCCTGGGCAAAGTAGATGGCACAGCGGAGGGCAATTTTATTGGGTACAGTGCTCCTTTGTTTTTTAAACAAAATCAAAGTTTGCAGCTCTTGTTGGGCACCGAAAAGGGGGAATTGAGGCTGTACGACAACATCGACAATAACCTTAGTGGCACTTTTCACATGAGTGATGCCAACCTGGGCGGTATGCGCCTGGGCGGTCGCACCAAAGCAGATTTGGCCGACATCAACGGGGATGGTTTTTTGGATATGGTGGTGGGCAACGCCCGGGGTGGATTGAGCTTGTACAGTACTTCATTCCGCAGCGGACAGGCCACTCCGGTACGCGAACCACTGTCTGCCCAAGCGCTGAGTTTGACGCCTAACCCGGCCAACGATTGGGTATCGATTCCTGGACTGGGGGATGAAGAAGGAATCTTGAGTGTATATGACGCGGCGGGTCGCCTGGTGGTTCAAAAACGGGTGAATCAGTACAACCATAGCCTGCAAGTTGATGCCTGGACGCCGGGCGTGTACCTGTTTAAGTTGAGCACCGAGGGGAAGGTATTTGCGGGAAGATTGGTGAAGGCGGGGAAATAA
- a CDS encoding slipin family protein, producing the protein MSPLAIIGIIVAVLLSGLRIAQEYQRAIVFRLGRFQVIKGPGLYWLIPLIERQQKVDIRTKTVDLEQQETITKDSVTIKVNAVLWFKITNPEDAIIKVADYNKAVYQFSVTALRNIIGQHTLDEVLREREQINGTLQKIVDAATEPWGIKIEMVEMKDVEIPEGMQRAMAREAEAIREKRARIVKAEAELEASIKLTQGAREMEGSTIALELRRMQMLAEIGIDNNTTTIVMIPSDFMHAARSVAEVVKNKEKNA; encoded by the coding sequence ATGTCACCATTAGCCATAATCGGGATCATCGTCGCAGTGCTTTTATCCGGTCTGCGCATCGCTCAGGAATACCAGCGCGCCATTGTATTCAGACTGGGTCGCTTCCAGGTAATAAAGGGCCCCGGCTTGTATTGGCTCATTCCGCTTATTGAACGGCAACAAAAGGTAGACATCCGCACCAAAACCGTCGACCTGGAGCAACAAGAAACCATCACCAAAGATAGTGTGACGATTAAAGTAAACGCGGTGCTTTGGTTCAAAATCACCAACCCAGAAGATGCCATCATCAAAGTGGCCGATTACAACAAGGCCGTTTATCAGTTTTCAGTTACCGCACTACGTAACATCATCGGGCAGCACACGCTCGACGAAGTGTTGCGTGAAAGGGAACAAATCAACGGAACCCTGCAAAAAATTGTCGATGCGGCCACCGAGCCCTGGGGCATCAAAATTGAAATGGTGGAGATGAAGGATGTGGAAATTCCCGAAGGCATGCAAAGAGCCATGGCCCGTGAGGCCGAAGCCATTCGTGAAAAAAGAGCCCGTATTGTCAAAGCCGAAGCCGAATTGGAGGCTTCCATCAAATTGACCCAAGGTGCCCGAGAAATGGAGGGCAGTACGATCGCGCTGGAGTTGAGAAGGATGCAAATGCTGGCTGAAATTGGTATCGACAACAACACGACTACCATTGTCATGATTCCTTCAGACTTCATGCACGCGGCGAGAAGTGTGGCGGAAGTGGTGAAGAATAAAGAAAAGAATGCGTGA
- a CDS encoding PIN domain-containing protein: MNDKSFLDTNILVYCYTENEPDKKAVALALAQHSETWISTQVLQELSNTLRKKFRLSWPDINATLHEVSQNLGVYTNQYDTITNAVRIAERYGYSFYDCLIISSCLAIGCDVLYSEDLQNRQVIDGILEIRNPFS, encoded by the coding sequence ATGAACGATAAATCCTTCCTAGACACCAATATATTGGTTTATTGTTATACGGAAAATGAACCAGATAAGAAGGCAGTTGCTCTGGCTTTAGCTCAGCATTCAGAAACATGGATTAGCACTCAAGTTTTACAAGAGCTTTCGAATACGTTGAGAAAAAAGTTTAGACTTTCTTGGCCGGATATCAATGCAACGTTACATGAAGTGAGTCAGAATTTAGGAGTATATACCAATCAGTACGATACGATTACCAATGCAGTAAGGATTGCTGAGCGTTATGGATATTCATTCTATGACTGCCTGATCATCAGTAGTTGTTTGGCAATTGGATGTGACGTGCTTTATTCTGAAGACTTGCAAAACAGACAGGTAATTGACGGGATTTTGGAGATTAGGAACCCATTTTCGTAA
- a CDS encoding ATP-binding cassette domain-containing protein codes for MSLINLNSLPVGDSTLTIDLQPRHLYEITGPNGSGKSYLARVLCGKVFNKNNITRSLSLTEISYTDFTADGSVFQYSSSYYQERYQSGARVESIKVIDFLKLQQADPDRVDFAQLILPPRLLERELIELSSGETRKVLIAKTLLKPAQVYILDNPFTGLDAQSARELSDFLRHFHARSGCCLVVLTVKPHFDVADDVTNIALKPYLSRSGAATGISMPGFATPAAPFERVFDIRDAQIQAGGKILLSNVNWCIRKGEKWLLQGPNGSGKTTLTSLMYADNPNAYAQDLAVFDKKRGSGESIWQIKARIGFVSPEIQNYWPQSAKVIDVVRSGLSGTQVLVRPVKAAEHEHIEALLSALGLAPFAQLNLGQLSAGEKKLVMIARALALNPPVLILDEPFQGLDEEKTALVQRLFTHLAGPERTLLQIAHEASEILDCIEKRAEIIQGHLSIH; via the coding sequence ATGTCCCTGATAAACCTTAACTCGCTACCCGTTGGTGACAGTACCCTCACCATCGACCTCCAGCCCCGCCATCTTTACGAAATCACTGGCCCCAATGGCTCCGGCAAATCCTACCTGGCCCGGGTGCTCTGTGGTAAGGTGTTCAACAAAAACAACATCACCCGCAGCCTGAGTCTGACCGAAATCTCCTATACCGATTTCACCGCTGATGGTTCGGTTTTTCAATATTCCAGTTCGTATTACCAGGAGCGCTACCAAAGCGGCGCACGGGTAGAATCCATCAAGGTCATTGATTTTTTGAAGTTACAACAGGCTGATCCCGATCGTGTTGATTTTGCGCAGCTGATTTTACCCCCCAGATTGCTGGAGCGAGAATTGATCGAACTCTCCAGTGGCGAAACCCGCAAGGTGCTGATTGCCAAAACCCTGCTCAAACCTGCCCAAGTGTACATTCTCGACAACCCTTTCACGGGTTTGGATGCCCAATCGGCTCGCGAGTTGTCCGATTTTTTGCGGCATTTTCACGCCCGGAGTGGTTGTTGTTTGGTGGTGCTGACCGTCAAACCCCATTTTGACGTGGCCGATGATGTGACAAATATTGCCTTAAAGCCTTATTTATCCCGAAGCGGTGCGGCTACCGGGATTTCCATGCCTGGGTTTGCTACTCCGGCAGCTCCATTTGAACGGGTATTTGACATTCGCGATGCCCAAATCCAGGCGGGAGGAAAGATACTTTTGAGCAACGTCAACTGGTGCATCCGCAAGGGCGAGAAATGGTTGCTGCAAGGCCCCAACGGTTCGGGCAAAACCACCCTGACCAGCTTGATGTACGCCGACAACCCCAATGCTTATGCCCAGGATCTGGCGGTTTTTGACAAAAAACGTGGTTCTGGAGAAAGCATCTGGCAAATCAAAGCCCGCATCGGATTTGTTTCCCCGGAAATTCAAAACTATTGGCCACAAAGTGCCAAAGTGATCGATGTAGTCCGCTCGGGGCTCAGTGGCACCCAGGTATTGGTGCGCCCCGTCAAAGCGGCTGAACATGAACACATCGAAGCTTTGCTTTCGGCACTAGGACTTGCCCCTTTTGCGCAGCTGAATTTGGGGCAATTGTCGGCAGGAGAAAAAAAACTGGTCATGATTGCCCGGGCACTGGCGCTGAATCCTCCGGTATTGATTCTCGATGAACCATTTCAGGGTTTGGATGAGGAAAAAACCGCTTTGGTTCAACGGCTTTTCACCCATTTGGCTGGACCTGAGCGCACCCTTTTGCAAATCGCCCATGAAGCATCGGAGATTTTGGATTGCATTGAAAAAAGAGCCGAGATAATACAGGGGCATTTATCTATTCATTAA